From a single Natronorubrum tibetense GA33 genomic region:
- a CDS encoding oxidoreductase has product MATLEDPIEIGSCEVPNRLYRAPVLECAGNGPDAVDTLIDDLEPAAESGVGLLCQGATIVRGDGGCAAPGMTRVHDPEFVSELSRLTDRIHEHGSRIFVQLEHGGLRSMETWHAEYREEHPDLEQLAVSEPPWQLRLLDRLGFLAYDPHVLETEEVYELAADFGRSAAHAAAAGYDGIHLSGANMGIVQQFLSPFYNRRDDEFGGSPEARLEFLALVHDEIRERAGDVPLMTKVPAETPAPPAPVVRRKLSLEDGIEIARRLERIGYDAVVPVQTSVVWDMSIVRGEYPERAWGNEQLHEAYDAAFGGATRRRLVAAANRVQSLQYDFDPAWNEEFCRRVREQVSIPVLAEGGIRERGEMDRLLGSSGVSSDGTREKAACDMVGMARPFYAEPRLGARLLENGTDAETPTDGGLRVLCENCNNCTVPQATGAPGICRTPSVLRKRGELEREGAYERSET; this is encoded by the coding sequence ATGGCGACGCTCGAGGACCCCATCGAGATCGGCAGCTGCGAGGTTCCCAACCGGCTCTATCGCGCGCCAGTGCTCGAGTGTGCGGGCAACGGACCCGACGCCGTTGACACGCTTATCGACGACCTCGAGCCGGCCGCCGAGTCCGGCGTCGGCCTCCTTTGTCAGGGCGCGACGATCGTCCGCGGCGACGGTGGCTGTGCCGCACCGGGGATGACTCGCGTACACGACCCCGAGTTCGTCTCCGAACTATCGCGGCTGACCGACCGAATTCACGAGCACGGCAGCCGGATCTTCGTGCAACTCGAGCACGGCGGGCTGCGGAGCATGGAGACCTGGCACGCCGAGTACCGCGAGGAGCACCCGGACCTGGAGCAACTGGCAGTATCGGAGCCGCCCTGGCAGTTGCGACTGCTGGATCGGTTGGGCTTTCTCGCCTACGATCCCCACGTCCTCGAGACCGAGGAGGTGTACGAACTCGCGGCCGATTTCGGCCGGTCTGCGGCCCACGCTGCGGCGGCGGGCTACGACGGCATCCACCTCTCGGGGGCGAACATGGGCATCGTCCAGCAGTTTCTCTCGCCGTTTTACAACCGGCGGGACGACGAGTTCGGCGGCTCTCCGGAGGCGAGACTCGAGTTCCTCGCGCTCGTCCACGACGAGATCCGCGAACGAGCGGGCGACGTTCCGCTGATGACCAAGGTGCCTGCCGAGACACCCGCACCGCCCGCGCCAGTCGTGCGCCGAAAGCTCTCGCTCGAGGACGGAATCGAGATCGCCCGGCGACTCGAGCGAATCGGCTACGACGCCGTCGTTCCCGTCCAGACGTCGGTCGTCTGGGACATGAGCATCGTCCGCGGGGAGTATCCCGAGCGCGCGTGGGGGAACGAGCAGTTGCACGAGGCGTACGACGCGGCGTTCGGCGGCGCGACGCGAAGACGGCTGGTCGCCGCCGCGAACCGGGTCCAGTCGCTGCAGTACGATTTCGACCCCGCGTGGAACGAGGAGTTCTGCCGGCGGGTTCGCGAGCAGGTGTCGATCCCCGTGCTCGCGGAGGGCGGGATTCGCGAGCGAGGGGAGATGGATCGATTGCTCGGCTCGAGTGGCGTATCCAGCGACGGCACTCGAGAGAAAGCGGCTTGCGACATGGTCGGCATGGCTCGCCCCTTCTACGCCGAGCCGCGACTGGGGGCGCGGCTGCTCGAGAACGGTACCGACGCCGAGACGCCGACGGACGGCGGTCTGCGCGTGCTCTGTGAGAACTGTAACAACTGTACGGTGCCGCAAGCGACCGGCGCGCCGGGCATCTGCCGGACGCCGAGCGTGTTGCGAAAACGGGGCGAACTCGAGCGCGAGGGCGCGTACGAACGCTCCGAGACGTAG
- a CDS encoding rhodanese-like domain-containing protein: MNRRQLLSTGAAVTITGLAGCLGSDDEYPTESFADVSVPLAPLEDVYEWYDVDDETEFVDTRTETEYDAHHIAGAVLSPAEHGLPQDDPVEEWSSETRIVTYCVCPHALAGHRAASLIDDGYENVYALDEGLQAWIDEGYPLEGSEVDQQLPAYDVQGQSDPDHAGEYAWVHEPETGQREPGEIAADGSYELTLHFTDLEDDTLIEVETPDYTRELTLEELTSDVVTA; the protein is encoded by the coding sequence ATGAACCGACGGCAACTTCTCTCGACGGGGGCGGCAGTCACCATCACGGGTCTCGCGGGCTGTCTCGGCAGCGACGACGAGTATCCGACTGAGTCATTCGCCGACGTGTCCGTTCCGCTCGCCCCACTCGAGGACGTCTACGAGTGGTACGACGTGGACGACGAGACGGAGTTCGTCGATACGCGAACAGAGACGGAGTACGACGCCCATCACATCGCGGGGGCGGTCCTCAGTCCCGCCGAACACGGGCTTCCACAGGACGACCCCGTCGAGGAGTGGTCGAGCGAGACGCGAATCGTGACCTACTGCGTCTGCCCCCACGCGCTGGCCGGACACCGCGCGGCTTCGTTGATCGACGACGGCTACGAGAACGTCTACGCGCTCGACGAAGGACTCCAGGCGTGGATCGACGAGGGCTATCCGCTCGAGGGCTCGGAGGTCGACCAGCAACTCCCCGCCTACGACGTTCAGGGACAGAGTGATCCCGACCACGCCGGGGAGTACGCCTGGGTCCACGAACCGGAGACCGGGCAGCGCGAACCCGGCGAGATCGCCGCCGACGGCTCCTACGAGCTAACGCTTCACTTCACCGACCTCGAGGACGACACCCTGATCGAGGTCGAGACCCCCGACTACACCCGCGAACTGACGCTCGAGGAACTGACGAGCGACGTCGTTACGGCCTGA
- a CDS encoding phosphoglucomutase/phosphomannomutase family protein, translating into METISFGTDGWRATLEEFTTPRVRMVGQAVATYLRDEGFEAPVVVGYDARETSRGFAEELARVLCANGFDVIMPDRDRPTPLVAHAIVERDLAGGLAITASHNPPEYNGVKFIPEDGAPALPGVTDAIADRLAEPDPLPEDEHGTVEEVDLVTPHADAALELVNEITGSADLSAADSTVAYDAMHGSGRGTTDALLERAGASLECLRCSRDPEFGGGAPEPAPENLEALIDLVTGDATDPSLGIANDGDADRLAIVTPERGYLDENLFFAALYDYLLEDDSGAVVRTVSTTFLIDRVADAHGETVHEVPVGFKWVAEAMADHDALVGGEESGGFTVRGHVREKDGVLMALLAAVMHADEPLDDRVDRLLEEHGTVVQNKRSVACPDHEKARVLSDLEDEIPERVAGTDVEGINTADGFKLQLADGSWLLVRPSGTEPVLRVYAEAADEKRVSELLEAGEKLVEPLV; encoded by the coding sequence ATGGAGACGATCAGCTTCGGCACCGACGGCTGGCGGGCGACGTTAGAGGAGTTTACCACGCCGCGCGTGCGGATGGTCGGACAGGCTGTCGCGACGTACCTGCGAGACGAGGGGTTCGAGGCCCCCGTCGTAGTCGGCTACGACGCCCGCGAGACCTCGCGCGGGTTCGCTGAGGAACTAGCTCGCGTGTTGTGTGCCAACGGCTTCGACGTCATCATGCCTGACCGCGACCGACCGACGCCGCTGGTCGCCCACGCGATCGTCGAGCGCGACCTGGCGGGCGGACTCGCCATCACGGCCTCTCACAACCCGCCGGAGTACAACGGCGTGAAGTTCATCCCGGAGGACGGCGCACCGGCCCTACCCGGCGTCACCGACGCCATCGCGGACCGACTTGCCGAACCCGATCCGCTCCCGGAGGACGAACACGGCACCGTCGAGGAGGTCGATCTCGTCACGCCCCACGCTGACGCCGCCCTCGAACTGGTCAACGAGATTACCGGCAGCGCCGACCTCTCGGCCGCGGACTCAACGGTTGCCTACGATGCGATGCACGGCAGCGGCCGCGGCACGACTGACGCCCTGCTCGAGCGCGCCGGGGCCTCCCTCGAGTGTCTACGCTGTAGCCGAGACCCGGAGTTCGGCGGCGGCGCACCCGAACCGGCCCCCGAGAACCTCGAGGCGCTGATCGATCTCGTCACCGGCGACGCGACCGACCCGAGCCTCGGAATCGCGAACGACGGTGACGCGGACCGACTCGCGATCGTCACGCCCGAGCGCGGTTACCTCGACGAGAATCTCTTTTTCGCCGCGCTCTACGACTACCTGCTCGAGGACGACTCGGGCGCTGTCGTTCGTACCGTCTCGACGACGTTCCTGATCGACCGCGTTGCCGACGCTCACGGCGAGACTGTCCATGAGGTCCCAGTCGGGTTCAAATGGGTCGCTGAGGCGATGGCCGACCACGACGCCCTCGTCGGCGGCGAGGAGTCCGGCGGCTTCACCGTTCGCGGCCACGTCCGCGAGAAAGACGGCGTCCTCATGGCGCTCCTCGCGGCCGTGATGCACGCCGATGAACCGCTGGACGACCGCGTAGACCGTCTCCTCGAGGAACACGGGACCGTCGTCCAGAACAAGCGCAGCGTGGCCTGTCCGGACCACGAGAAGGCGCGGGTTCTTTCGGATCTCGAGGACGAAATACCCGAGCGCGTCGCCGGTACCGACGTGGAGGGCATCAACACCGCGGACGGCTTCAAACTCCAACTCGCCGACGGCTCCTGGCTCCTCGTTCGGCCCAGCGGAACCGAGCCCGTGCTTCGGGTCTACGCCGAAGCCGCGGACGAGAAGCGAGTGAGCGAGTTGCTCGAGGCGGGCGAGAAACTGGTCGAGCCGCTGGTTTGA
- a CDS encoding IMP cyclohydrolase, translating to MYVGRFVVVGPDVGAYRVSSRSFPNREITAREDALTVGPTADAPETDNPYVSYNCLRVVETPTGETAAFGNGSHVDPIAEKLELGYPARDALAESLLALDYEKDDYNTPRIAAMIGDAGEALIGTVRKDALLVETVEEPTLVATYEKDSPESFGLEADGAEAAASEVYDLEFEHAVCAAGVARTEDGFETAIENGD from the coding sequence ATGTACGTTGGACGATTCGTCGTCGTCGGTCCTGACGTCGGCGCCTACCGCGTGTCGTCGCGCTCGTTCCCCAACCGGGAGATCACCGCTCGAGAGGACGCCCTCACCGTCGGGCCTACGGCGGACGCCCCCGAGACGGACAACCCCTACGTGTCCTACAACTGCCTGCGGGTGGTCGAGACGCCGACCGGCGAGACGGCCGCCTTCGGCAACGGCTCGCACGTCGATCCGATCGCGGAGAAACTCGAGTTGGGCTACCCCGCTCGAGACGCCCTCGCGGAGAGCCTGCTGGCGCTGGACTACGAGAAGGACGATTACAACACGCCCCGGATCGCGGCCATGATCGGCGATGCGGGCGAGGCTCTGATCGGCACCGTGCGCAAGGACGCCCTGCTCGTCGAGACGGTCGAGGAGCCGACGCTCGTGGCGACCTACGAGAAGGATTCGCCCGAGTCGTTCGGTCTCGAGGCCGACGGTGCCGAGGCGGCGGCGAGCGAGGTCTACGACCTCGAGTTCGAACACGCCGTCTGTGCGGCCGGCGTCGCCCGAACCGAGGACGGCTTCGAGACCGCGATCGAGAACGGCGACTGA
- the cysE gene encoding serine O-acetyltransferase, whose product MLRRLREDTRAMCERDPAAKRCLEVALAYPGVHAVWGHRLTHRLWNADLQLLARLLSHVVRMLTGVEIHPGATIGRRVTIDHGMGVVVGETAEIGDDVHMYHGVTLGGDTNEPVKRHPTIEDGVQIGANATLLGDITVGEDAAVGAGSVVTRDIEAGATVVGVPAERVD is encoded by the coding sequence ATGCTCCGACGACTGCGTGAGGACACGCGAGCGATGTGTGAGCGCGATCCCGCCGCAAAGCGGTGTCTCGAGGTCGCGCTCGCCTATCCTGGGGTCCACGCTGTCTGGGGCCACCGGCTCACACACCGGCTCTGGAACGCCGATCTTCAGTTGCTCGCCCGACTGCTTTCGCATGTCGTCCGCATGCTCACGGGCGTCGAGATCCATCCCGGCGCGACGATCGGTCGCCGGGTGACGATCGATCACGGGATGGGAGTCGTCGTCGGCGAGACGGCCGAGATCGGCGACGACGTCCACATGTATCACGGTGTCACGCTGGGCGGCGACACGAACGAACCGGTAAAGCGCCATCCGACGATCGAAGACGGCGTCCAGATCGGAGCGAACGCAACGCTGCTTGGTGACATCACGGTCGGCGAGGATGCGGCCGTCGGTGCCGGATCGGTCGTCACACGGGACATCGAAGCCGGGGCGACCGTCGTCGGCGTCCCGGCGGAACGAGTGGATTGA
- a CDS encoding MBL fold metallo-hydrolase: MSTNSDSGIRLVRNATVLATVGGTTFLVDPMFASPGDIPPIPDTPNDRENPLVPLPDVDLSHDAVVVTHRHRDHFNDAAKAELDADVPLFCQPEESDAFVEDGFTDVRPVETQASFDGVTLHRTPGRHGHGQLAEEMGPVSGFVFDADDTLYVAGDTVWYDAVRRTLDRFEPDMVVLNGGEARFNQGEPITMGVPDITAVRDATDATVVVVHMEAINHCLLTRDELRSETENVRVPEDGERVPL, translated from the coding sequence ATGTCGACAAATTCCGACAGCGGTATTCGTCTCGTCCGGAACGCCACCGTTCTCGCGACCGTCGGTGGGACGACCTTCCTCGTCGATCCGATGTTCGCGTCCCCGGGTGATATTCCGCCGATACCGGACACGCCGAACGACCGCGAGAACCCGCTCGTTCCGCTTCCCGACGTTGACCTGTCCCACGACGCCGTGGTCGTCACCCACCGTCACCGCGATCACTTCAACGACGCGGCGAAAGCGGAACTCGACGCGGACGTCCCGTTGTTCTGTCAGCCCGAGGAGTCGGATGCGTTCGTCGAGGACGGCTTTACCGACGTGCGACCCGTCGAAACCCAGGCGTCGTTCGACGGCGTCACCCTTCACCGGACGCCCGGTCGCCACGGGCACGGGCAGTTAGCCGAGGAGATGGGGCCGGTCTCGGGGTTCGTCTTCGACGCCGACGACACGCTGTACGTCGCCGGTGACACGGTCTGGTACGACGCGGTCCGCCGGACGCTCGACCGATTCGAACCCGATATGGTCGTCCTCAACGGCGGCGAAGCGCGGTTCAATCAGGGCGAACCGATCACCATGGGGGTCCCGGACATCACAGCCGTCCGTGACGCGACCGACGCCACGGTCGTCGTCGTTCACATGGAAGCCATCAACCACTGTCTGCTCACGCGGGACGAACTGCGGTCGGAGACGGAGAACGTTCGCGTTCCCGAAGATGGGGAACGGGTTCCGCTGTAA
- a CDS encoding homing endonuclease associated repeat-containing protein, whose protein sequence is MTSEEECLEALRRAAKKLGESPTKAQYEELGLRPASATIMKTLGGWNAAKERAGLETFDRAVTGGQPVQPKPDWVEIPDDAEWTELTGQQRWYYKNREARIERKDRRRNEIRRWLYTYKERRCECSRCGEERPPCLDFHHPDEKEQGISTMVVDGYSKESIREEIDRCIVLCANCHRMEHYDPPTR, encoded by the coding sequence GTGACGTCGGAAGAGGAGTGTCTCGAGGCGTTGCGACGGGCCGCGAAGAAACTCGGCGAGTCGCCGACGAAAGCGCAGTACGAGGAGCTAGGGCTGAGGCCGGCTTCGGCGACGATCATGAAGACACTCGGCGGCTGGAACGCGGCAAAAGAGCGTGCAGGACTGGAAACGTTCGACAGAGCTGTGACCGGCGGGCAACCGGTTCAGCCGAAACCGGACTGGGTCGAGATACCCGACGACGCCGAATGGACGGAACTCACGGGTCAACAACGCTGGTACTACAAGAACCGGGAGGCTCGAATCGAGCGAAAGGATCGTCGACGAAACGAAATCCGACGGTGGCTCTACACGTACAAAGAACGACGTTGTGAGTGCTCCCGATGTGGCGAAGAGCGACCACCGTGTTTGGACTTTCATCATCCGGACGAGAAGGAACAGGGTATCTCAACGATGGTCGTCGACGGGTACTCGAAGGAGAGCATTCGAGAAGAGATCGATCGCTGTATCGTTCTCTGTGCAAACTGCCATCGAATGGAACACTACGACCCGCCGACACGGTAG
- a CDS encoding metallophosphoesterase family protein, with product MKVGLISDVHGNRVALEAVLEEMPPVDRLLCAGDIVGYNPWPAACVDELRERDVPTVMGNHDAAVVGDAPFRFNGMARAGVEHASEQLSEEQREWLESLPMERLECDDRIKLVHGHPDDPDRYTRYTYPREFSPGLLDEEDVLVLGHTHIQGLEQFAEGIVINPGSVGQPRDGDPRAGYAVVDLEALTAETHRVEYDIDAVQAAVRETDLPERIGTRLARGE from the coding sequence ATGAAAGTCGGACTCATCTCCGACGTCCACGGGAATCGCGTCGCCCTCGAGGCCGTCCTCGAGGAGATGCCACCGGTCGATCGACTACTTTGTGCCGGCGACATCGTCGGCTACAACCCCTGGCCAGCGGCCTGCGTCGACGAACTCCGGGAGCGGGACGTGCCGACGGTGATGGGCAACCACGACGCGGCGGTCGTCGGCGACGCCCCGTTCCGATTCAATGGGATGGCGCGAGCGGGCGTCGAGCACGCCAGCGAACAGCTCTCGGAGGAACAGCGCGAGTGGCTCGAGTCCCTGCCAATGGAGCGACTCGAGTGCGACGACCGAATCAAACTCGTCCACGGCCACCCGGACGATCCGGATCGGTACACTAGATACACCTACCCTCGGGAGTTCTCTCCCGGACTGCTCGACGAGGAGGACGTCCTCGTGCTCGGTCACACCCATATCCAGGGCCTCGAGCAGTTCGCTGAGGGGATCGTGATCAACCCGGGCAGCGTGGGCCAGCCTCGAGACGGCGATCCGCGAGCGGGCTACGCGGTCGTCGACCTCGAGGCGTTGACCGCCGAGACCCACCGCGTCGAGTACGATATCGACGCCGTCCAGGCAGCGGTTCGAGAGACCGACCTGCCCGAGCGGATCGGAACGCGACTCGCACGCGGGGAGTAA
- a CDS encoding NADPH-dependent FMN reductase: MSDTPSVVAVNGSLRETSYTRTALRYALEAAADAGAETALLDLGEYDLPVYDPDREDPEAAEEAMRIVREADAVALGTPVYHGSYSGALKNFHDFCGWDEYEDTTVGLLATAGGGSYGSTLDHLRITVRGVHGWVLPHQVGLRNASSKFEADPDAIDGRRFRDPDLQERVEKLGRNLAEYAFIEPSVTSSRSAAADD; encoded by the coding sequence ATGTCCGATACACCCTCCGTCGTCGCCGTCAACGGCAGCCTCCGCGAGACGAGTTACACGCGCACGGCGCTTCGATACGCCCTCGAGGCAGCCGCCGACGCCGGTGCGGAGACGGCGCTGCTCGATCTGGGTGAGTACGACCTTCCCGTCTACGATCCCGACCGCGAGGACCCGGAGGCGGCCGAGGAGGCGATGCGGATCGTCCGCGAGGCCGACGCCGTCGCGCTCGGGACGCCAGTCTACCACGGCTCGTACTCGGGGGCGCTAAAGAACTTTCACGACTTCTGTGGCTGGGACGAGTACGAGGATACCACCGTAGGGCTGCTGGCGACCGCCGGCGGCGGGAGCTACGGCTCGACGCTCGATCACCTGCGGATTACGGTTCGCGGCGTCCACGGCTGGGTCCTGCCCCACCAGGTCGGACTTCGGAACGCCTCGAGCAAGTTCGAGGCCGACCCCGACGCCATTGACGGCCGCCGGTTCCGGGATCCGGACCTGCAAGAGCGAGTGGAGAAACTGGGCCGAAACCTCGCCGAGTACGCGTTCATCGAGCCGAGCGTGACGTCTTCGCGGTCCGCTGCGGCCGACGACTGA